A part of Indicator indicator isolate 239-I01 chromosome 15, UM_Iind_1.1, whole genome shotgun sequence genomic DNA contains:
- the HESX1 gene encoding homeobox expressed in ES cells 1, translating into MLAGGESMASTSLCSANTSASPSLRKVSGLVENKTTQCSFSIESILGLEQKKDGIPSVKPHRPWMDACTGLVLGDDSSPHLQIPVVCYEKPLFHANSNPVQEEKVLKCEKYFSVTERLSFKRELSWYRGRRPRTAFTRNQIEVLEDVFKMNSYPGIDIREELARKLDLDEDRIQIWFQNRRAKLKRSHRESQFLMVKSTFTSSLLE; encoded by the exons ATGCTGGCTGGAGGTGAAAGCATGGCAAGTACATCGCTGTGTTCTGCTAATACATCGGCCTCTCCCAGTCTTCGGAAAGTGTCAGGTTTggtagaaaacaaaaccacacagtgCTCGTTTTCCATTGAAAGTATTTTGGGACTGGAGCAAAAAAAAGATGGCATTCCGTCTGTGAAACCTCACAGACCTTGGATGGATGCATGCACCGGCTTGG ttttaggTGATGACAGTAGTCCCCATCTGCAAATCCCTGTTGTTTGCTATGAAAAGCCATTATTTCATGCTAACAGTAATCCAGTGCAAGAGGAAAAAGTtttgaaatgtgaaaaatatttttcagtgacTGAAAGGCTTTCTTTCAAACGAGAACTGAGCTGGTACAGGGGAAGAAGACCAAGAACTGCATTCACTAGAAACCAG ATTGAAGTCTTGGAAGATGTTTTTAAGATGAACTCCTACCCTGGCATTGATATTAGAGAAGAGCTGGCTCGCAAATTAGATTTAGATGAAGACAGGATCCAG ATCTGGTTCCAGAACCGTCGTGCCAAGCTGAAAAGATCACACCGCGAATCTCAGTTTCTAATGGTGAAAAGTACTTTCACCTCCAGCCTGCTAGAGTAG